Proteins co-encoded in one Synergistes jonesii genomic window:
- a CDS encoding FAD-dependent oxidoreductase — translation MSEKKRATRSAKLLIVGGGPGGRVSYIMARRFGVEPAVMVLNEEPTVICSLPYGVGRRLIPDGPGATVVDLSKEKRLPPDMAKDVVFGTVTAINSASKSAIVEGTNGETEIVYENLILAPGAVPWLPPADGILKDKGAETGLVVAVSDQLVNRSRLAEGVYVLRGAEDARALDELAACAKKVAVVGTGAVGLEIVEALSDRGAAVVAIEALKHAVSALDADMAAAVERRMHERGVELRLADAVKSWAPGKLTLQSGALAVDAVVFASGVRPRLDLARAMGLKIERGLVVDAAQKTSLPSVWAVGDAVQIADAASGRPVLPLIGTLAMRQAMTAVMDIAGLPAQLPPATLWGVSEIFGLHWGSVGWGEEAARRAGFRVTSLSLPVRSRDPFMPSGKDALWKVVLSTGEDEGFKSGQILGFQLVSDGDNPAHLAERFVDMIARRETVQELFGHYFIHSPAHNSVDDPFLALIALAMGKRPR, via the coding sequence ATGTCTGAGAAGAAAAGAGCAACGCGCTCGGCAAAACTCTTAATCGTCGGCGGCGGCCCCGGCGGCAGAGTATCCTACATCATGGCTCGCCGCTTCGGCGTGGAACCGGCGGTGATGGTGCTGAACGAAGAGCCGACGGTCATCTGCAGCCTTCCCTATGGAGTGGGGCGCCGTCTGATCCCCGACGGTCCCGGAGCGACGGTCGTAGATCTGTCCAAAGAGAAACGTCTGCCGCCCGACATGGCAAAAGACGTGGTCTTCGGCACCGTGACGGCGATCAACAGCGCATCGAAGAGCGCGATTGTCGAAGGTACGAACGGAGAGACGGAGATCGTTTACGAAAATCTGATCCTCGCGCCCGGCGCCGTCCCATGGCTACCGCCGGCGGATGGCATCCTTAAGGACAAAGGCGCCGAAACAGGACTGGTTGTCGCTGTGAGCGATCAGCTCGTGAATCGCTCGCGTCTGGCAGAAGGCGTCTACGTCCTCAGAGGCGCCGAAGATGCCCGCGCTCTCGACGAACTGGCCGCCTGCGCCAAGAAAGTAGCCGTAGTCGGCACGGGAGCCGTCGGGCTGGAGATCGTCGAAGCCCTCTCCGACCGCGGAGCGGCGGTCGTTGCCATAGAGGCGCTTAAACATGCCGTTTCGGCGCTCGACGCCGACATGGCCGCGGCAGTGGAGAGGCGCATGCACGAACGTGGCGTGGAGCTGCGGCTTGCGGACGCAGTAAAAAGCTGGGCTCCCGGCAAGCTGACGTTGCAAAGCGGCGCTCTCGCCGTCGACGCGGTCGTATTCGCTTCGGGCGTGCGCCCGCGACTCGATCTGGCGCGCGCCATGGGGCTCAAAATCGAGCGTGGCCTCGTCGTCGATGCCGCGCAGAAGACGTCGTTGCCCTCGGTCTGGGCTGTCGGCGACGCTGTACAGATCGCAGACGCAGCTTCCGGTCGTCCCGTCCTGCCGTTGATCGGCACGCTGGCGATGCGCCAGGCTATGACTGCGGTCATGGATATAGCCGGCCTTCCTGCGCAGCTTCCGCCGGCGACACTTTGGGGCGTAAGCGAGATATTCGGCCTCCACTGGGGCTCCGTGGGTTGGGGCGAGGAAGCAGCTCGGCGCGCCGGATTCAGAGTGACCTCGCTCTCGCTGCCGGTGCGCAGCCGCGATCCCTTCATGCCATCCGGCAAAGACGCTCTTTGGAAGGTCGTCCTATCCACTGGCGAAGACGAAGGATTTAAATCCGGACAAATTCTGGGATTCCAACTCGTCTCCGACGGAGATAATCCAGCGCATCTCGCCGAACGTTTCGTGGACATGATAGCGCGCCGCGAAACCGTGCAGGAGCTCTTCGGACACTATTTCATCCATTCCCCCGCTCACAACTCAGTGGACGATCCCTTCCTGGCCCTTATCGCCCTTGCGATGGGGAAACGGCCCCGCTGA